In a single window of the Phaeobacter sp. G2 genome:
- the argC gene encoding N-acetyl-gamma-glutamyl-phosphate reductase → MTHKVAILGASGYTGAELVRLIANHPNIEIAALSAERKVGLSMAQVFPHLRHMSLPVLCKISEIDFSDIDLCFCALPHKTSQEVIAALPKTLKIVDLSADFRLRDPAEYEKWYGNAHAALEQQEEAVYGLTEFYREEIKSARLVAGTGCNAATGQFALRPLISGGLIDLDEIILDLKCAVSGAGRALKENLLHAELSEGYNAYAIGSTHRHLGEFDQEFSALAGRPVKVQFTPHLVPTNRGILATVYVKGDAQAVHQALVTAYKDEPFIEVLPFGEAPSTHHVRGSNFCHIGVAADRIEGRTIVVAALDNLTKGSSGQALQNANLMLGEEETAGLMMAPLFP, encoded by the coding sequence ATGACCCATAAAGTGGCAATTCTTGGTGCCAGCGGCTATACTGGCGCAGAGCTGGTTCGGCTGATTGCGAACCATCCAAACATCGAGATCGCAGCCCTGTCGGCGGAGCGGAAGGTGGGGCTGAGCATGGCTCAGGTGTTCCCGCATCTGCGTCACATGTCGCTGCCAGTGCTTTGTAAAATCAGTGAAATTGATTTCTCTGATATTGATCTGTGTTTCTGCGCTCTGCCGCATAAAACCAGCCAGGAAGTCATCGCAGCGCTGCCAAAGACGCTAAAGATTGTGGATCTGTCTGCTGATTTCAGGCTGCGGGATCCGGCAGAATATGAAAAATGGTATGGCAATGCCCATGCGGCGCTGGAACAGCAAGAAGAGGCGGTCTATGGCCTCACCGAGTTTTACCGCGAAGAGATCAAATCGGCGCGGCTGGTGGCCGGCACCGGCTGCAATGCGGCCACGGGCCAGTTTGCGCTGCGTCCGCTGATTTCGGGCGGGCTGATTGATCTGGACGAGATCATCCTTGATTTGAAATGCGCTGTCTCTGGCGCCGGTCGGGCGCTCAAGGAAAACCTGCTGCATGCGGAGCTGAGCGAGGGCTACAACGCCTATGCCATTGGTAGCACCCACCGGCATCTGGGGGAATTTGACCAGGAGTTTTCCGCGCTTGCGGGCCGTCCGGTCAAGGTGCAGTTCACCCCGCATCTGGTGCCCACCAACCGGGGCATTCTGGCCACCGTCTATGTCAAAGGCGATGCCCAGGCGGTCCATCAGGCCTTGGTGACCGCCTACAAGGATGAGCCCTTCATTGAAGTGCTGCCCTTTGGCGAGGCGCCCAGCACCCATCACGTGCGCGGCTCCAACTTTTGTCATATCGGCGTGGCCGCGGATCGGATCGAAGGCCGTACAATTGTCGTTGCGGCGCTGGATAACCTGACAAAAGGTAGCAGCGGCCAGGCCTTGCAGAATGCCAATCTGATGCTAGGTGAAGAAGAGACCGCAGGGCTGATGATGGCCCCTCTGTTCCCGTGA
- a CDS encoding aspartate/glutamate racemase family protein translates to MAVGIFDSGLGGLTVLKAAQSRLPDVDFLYYADSARAPYGVRDAEDIYNLTKAAVADMWAKGCDLVILACNTASAAALRRMQEEGLPEGKRVLGVFVPLIEAMTERQWGDNSPPREVAVKHVALFATPATVSSRAFQRELAFRAIGVDVEAQACGGIVDAIEDGDMILAEALVRSHVDALKRKMPQPQAAILGCTHYPLMEKEFQAALGSEVKVFSQGNLVADSLADYLERHPNMIGSGTGGYFTTGDPVRVSDRATQFLRREIRFQAA, encoded by the coding sequence ATGGCTGTAGGTATCTTTGATTCCGGTCTGGGCGGGCTCACCGTTTTGAAAGCTGCCCAATCCCGTCTGCCGGATGTGGATTTTCTGTATTATGCGGATAGCGCCCGCGCGCCCTATGGTGTGCGCGACGCTGAGGATATTTACAACCTGACCAAAGCCGCTGTTGCGGATATGTGGGCCAAGGGCTGTGATCTGGTGATCTTGGCCTGCAATACCGCCTCTGCCGCTGCGCTGCGCCGGATGCAGGAAGAGGGCTTGCCTGAAGGTAAGCGGGTGCTGGGCGTCTTTGTGCCCTTGATCGAAGCCATGACCGAGCGGCAATGGGGCGACAACAGCCCGCCGCGCGAGGTTGCGGTGAAACATGTGGCGCTTTTTGCAACACCTGCCACCGTGTCCAGCCGCGCCTTTCAGCGGGAACTGGCCTTTCGCGCCATCGGCGTCGACGTCGAGGCCCAGGCCTGCGGCGGTATTGTCGATGCCATCGAAGACGGCGACATGATTCTGGCCGAGGCGCTGGTGCGCAGCCATGTGGATGCCCTGAAGCGCAAGATGCCGCAGCCGCAGGCGGCGATTTTGGGCTGCACCCATTACCCGCTGATGGAAAAAGAGTTCCAGGCCGCGCTGGGGTCAGAGGTCAAGGTCTTTAGCCAGGGCAATCTGGTGGCCGACAGTCTGGCGGATTATCTTGAGCGCCACCCGAATATGATCGGGTCGGGCACAGGCGGCTATTTCACCACCGGAGATCCGGTACGTGTCAGTGATCGGGCGACGCAGTTTCTCCGACGAGAAATCCGCTTTCAAGCGGCCTGA
- a CDS encoding lysophospholipid acyltransferase family protein — MTSARHIARDISYAHSAGSGPGRTMIRLLENSTGRLNLIKRADGYERDLAEGRNFWSVMAERYGLTLDVSRGSLDNIPTDKPVILIANHPYGILDGLMMGHILAETRGDFRILAHQVFRKAEDLNKAILPVSFDTTKEALRDNLQTRREALEYLGQGGAIGIFPGGTVSTAATPFSHPMDPGWRGFTARMIAKSDAVVVPVFFEGHTSRLFQIASHLHSTLRMGLLIKEFKKRVDTPVKVVIGEPITRDILTPLAKDTKGMMDFLRKATYELSPKPLKSFDYGFEFEEKHRA, encoded by the coding sequence TTGACCTCTGCCCGCCATATCGCCCGTGATATTTCCTACGCCCATTCCGCCGGGTCCGGTCCTGGACGGACGATGATCCGGTTGCTGGAAAACAGCACCGGGCGGCTCAACCTGATCAAACGGGCGGATGGCTATGAACGCGATCTGGCGGAGGGGCGCAATTTCTGGAGCGTGATGGCCGAGCGCTACGGTCTGACCCTGGATGTGAGCCGTGGCAGTCTGGATAATATTCCCACGGACAAACCCGTTATCCTGATCGCCAATCATCCCTATGGTATTCTTGATGGCTTGATGATGGGGCATATCCTGGCCGAAACCCGCGGCGATTTCCGCATCCTGGCGCATCAGGTCTTTCGCAAGGCTGAGGATCTGAACAAAGCCATCCTGCCGGTTTCATTTGATACCACCAAAGAAGCGCTGCGCGACAATCTGCAAACCCGACGCGAGGCGCTGGAGTATCTGGGGCAGGGTGGGGCCATCGGCATCTTTCCCGGCGGCACTGTTTCAACCGCAGCGACGCCATTCTCCCACCCGATGGATCCCGGTTGGCGTGGCTTTACCGCCCGGATGATTGCCAAATCCGACGCGGTGGTGGTGCCGGTGTTTTTTGAAGGCCATACTTCGCGGCTGTTTCAGATTGCCAGCCATCTGCATTCGACCCTGCGGATGGGGCTGTTGATCAAAGAGTTCAAAAAACGCGTCGATACCCCGGTCAAAGTGGTGATTGGTGAACCCATCACCCGCGATATCCTGACGCCGTTGGCAAAGGATACAAAAGGAATGATGGATTTCCTGCGCAAAGCCACGTATGAGCTGTCTCCGAAGCCGCTCAAATCCTTTGACTATGGGTTTGAGTTTGAGGAGAAACATCGCGCCTGA